One genomic window of Elusimicrobiota bacterium includes the following:
- a CDS encoding translocation/assembly module TamB domain-containing protein has translation MRWRLLGLFFFGIAASVAWSFWWRPQAEVWLKGKIESTLSQELNQDVHLDALSLHPLFLRIQAKGLRVGAADAPIFTCKKWTFHTAYAGDSSPVSLFFLTFVRSELDNPTLYFFSPPSGKRFQSPRGWWRKLPLHRLTWTRGSFVVPQPQPSNFLKFTDTEGTLQLSPGGFLFTAKGGSSVGPFLLSLSGIESFRRGTQLDVRGTIRLTQAPLAYFTPWLPARFGRFLGWGDLSLAGVVKDFSVDRFDAKGGLLLDAQWEGDVHLKDTLWFPPTARPKDLGVPLEGKVFLRKSEVEMKDLTLFRSLHLSGLISLDRQDVRWRGEEMDLAALSESGVDFLRWVPSRGTMKTEGTFKGSLKRPDVVWSAVFREVGFPGVLFPELKMEGKWKENWITIRTDGMGGQLSVGGPLSTGSSGVRPPTGRWTVGLASLDMASLAKQNGWPHVGGKVNGSFSLENILEGNRNGGTEASGKLKIDGFNWGIHKETAPVGGRLLFNREGLRVQGDQGAFDLDVRRSSGVWRLDRLDYTAGRLRVWGGGYLRDHDGEVRLEGGLEGLELTDIPPFVKQFPAGEGTLSGEGRLHGSWKDPVFSGAVRSQGIRWRPGGYVHKGEVDFRGGKGGVTLTKFRWDNAVSAEGAWLFGKGWRFSAEVEKTSAEQLFDFGESSGTVQGFFSGNVSLSAGDQPGLEGWARLTGESGRWGPLSFDGVYGVVFFRGSRVHVESLEVTQKGGGLRARGEFVRRALTPAIPGTVWDWRMDGEGNRFSVGPTVFSSSWTTRGTRYTRRGTGTGDFSSPDFTLFGSLGEEGSFLKDGVSFGKVMASFSWTPILYQVEELVIERGLRGKGHVGSDGQSLTGELKFESLSLADLFPALPVSKDNSALGRLDGHLTLSGDWPNPRGEMNVALSGADWKGLPLKGNLRALWNKTLEIPHLSFTFPGGDGLFRGSLSPDLLGKRGATVTEWEGKVHCRSLDPVLRSMGIPVPWTGSFDSTLVLSGEVPNLQGRLVVEGQVGQSGAPLSKWTSRFFVSGSTVSVEEAVLSTAEGSWRVEAGSRLFREKKGQWGFQLKNQLRNIHVGPLQLFGGLALRGKGDVLRKTISGRLGASSLWINQQVFDQDLAEVRWSRGRLDFFPIPQAPAFVQGAVRLDRWPQTFFEELTLWETGRPLLVLEGEMGPDRWDFTLGGKGLPAEALLSLADFDWPISGPWNVRVRGVGSLSAPNVRAEVVGGPGKIGPLPYDRLEANTHWVGDQIDVQEIRLSRRKGYLLTGSGRFPLRAGEGRTEGLQMNLRLTDGKLALLKEVWPICRSARGGFYGDVRVEPGTPIPQVTGSFHVKDGRLNLKTYAPKVRDLHGEISFQNDRARVENARARVGRGWIEMAGDIGIQGLSPVEYDLFIRSEGKRGLAVEVPQLSVPPGPLLGRLSFLSDKLKDVSYGEPHLSLRIQGLHGKHLIAGEVDMEGVHFTYPPSADQGGGIPGPRWWQNFWRMASWDLILKTGKETWYRNEFLNARLDGELHLEGQPGSWRANGRLDSEEGVVNYLGQLFQIKRGLFELVTDTRTALGSVGVQPYVAGEADRTVSLLDSSGIASEDTISMVVDRSLLSEIQPRFVSRNDPSMSSDRVAMRALGIATEQPVNQTERDQLFRAGLVQLVGSSAAPLANRLAQKFGIGMISAIYEPSEANGGGSPAVSATEGNASAKSSPLSEYLRGAGAAARIQLTDSLSGVYKVKLDEAKGQSYFHDQIELILRLKGSLYLRASTELDTQSVLGQPPERRIGLENQWRFGLPRRRQMTLEQGAVK, from the coding sequence ATGCGCTGGCGACTGCTGGGTTTGTTTTTTTTTGGCATCGCGGCTTCTGTGGCATGGTCTTTTTGGTGGCGCCCCCAGGCGGAAGTGTGGTTAAAGGGGAAAATCGAATCGACCCTTTCCCAAGAATTAAACCAAGACGTTCACCTTGACGCGCTTTCTTTGCATCCTCTCTTTTTACGAATTCAGGCCAAGGGGCTCCGCGTGGGGGCAGCCGATGCCCCGATTTTTACCTGCAAAAAATGGACTTTCCACACGGCCTACGCGGGGGATTCTTCTCCCGTCTCGCTCTTCTTCCTGACGTTTGTTCGATCCGAATTGGACAATCCGACTTTATATTTTTTCTCCCCGCCTTCCGGGAAGAGATTTCAGTCTCCCCGTGGCTGGTGGCGAAAACTCCCGCTTCACCGTTTAACTTGGACCCGCGGATCGTTTGTGGTTCCCCAGCCCCAGCCCTCAAATTTTTTGAAATTCACAGACACGGAGGGGACGCTCCAGTTATCTCCCGGAGGCTTTCTTTTCACTGCCAAAGGGGGCTCCTCTGTCGGGCCCTTTCTCCTCTCTCTTTCGGGTATCGAGTCTTTCCGGAGGGGAACCCAACTTGATGTTCGCGGCACTATTCGATTAACGCAGGCTCCTCTCGCTTATTTCACGCCATGGCTCCCCGCTCGGTTCGGGCGGTTTCTGGGATGGGGTGATCTTTCACTCGCAGGGGTTGTAAAGGATTTTTCGGTGGATCGATTTGATGCAAAAGGGGGACTCCTGCTCGATGCTCAGTGGGAGGGGGACGTCCACTTAAAGGATACCCTTTGGTTTCCTCCAACAGCGCGACCAAAAGATTTAGGTGTCCCTTTGGAAGGAAAGGTCTTTTTGCGGAAAAGTGAAGTGGAGATGAAAGATCTGACCCTCTTTCGATCCCTCCATCTTTCGGGGTTAATCTCTCTTGACCGACAGGATGTGCGGTGGCGGGGGGAAGAAATGGATCTTGCCGCTTTGTCTGAAAGCGGGGTTGATTTTCTACGGTGGGTTCCCAGCCGGGGAACGATGAAGACGGAGGGGACTTTTAAGGGAAGCCTGAAACGTCCAGACGTCGTTTGGTCCGCTGTTTTTCGTGAGGTGGGGTTCCCCGGGGTTCTTTTTCCAGAGTTGAAAATGGAAGGGAAATGGAAAGAGAATTGGATTACTATAAGGACGGACGGAATGGGTGGTCAACTTTCCGTAGGGGGCCCCCTGTCCACTGGTTCTTCGGGAGTCCGCCCGCCCACGGGTCGATGGACCGTTGGCCTGGCTTCATTGGATATGGCGTCCCTCGCTAAGCAAAACGGGTGGCCCCATGTGGGTGGAAAAGTTAACGGATCCTTTTCGCTTGAAAATATTTTGGAAGGAAATCGAAACGGGGGGACGGAGGCCTCTGGGAAATTAAAAATTGACGGATTTAATTGGGGCATTCATAAAGAAACCGCTCCTGTGGGAGGCCGACTCCTTTTCAATCGAGAGGGACTTCGCGTGCAGGGAGACCAAGGGGCCTTTGATTTGGATGTACGGCGGTCGTCCGGAGTCTGGCGATTGGATCGTCTCGATTACACGGCTGGTCGACTGAGGGTGTGGGGAGGAGGTTATTTACGCGATCACGATGGCGAGGTCCGTCTGGAAGGGGGCCTTGAAGGGTTGGAATTAACCGACATCCCCCCGTTTGTGAAACAGTTTCCCGCGGGAGAAGGCACCCTCTCGGGGGAAGGACGATTGCATGGCTCGTGGAAGGATCCTGTTTTTTCAGGAGCGGTCCGTTCCCAGGGCATTCGGTGGAGACCGGGTGGGTATGTCCACAAGGGGGAGGTGGATTTTCGGGGGGGGAAGGGGGGGGTGACTCTGACCAAATTTCGCTGGGATAACGCGGTTTCCGCCGAAGGGGCGTGGCTTTTTGGTAAAGGGTGGCGGTTTTCAGCCGAGGTCGAAAAAACGTCGGCCGAACAGCTCTTCGATTTTGGAGAGTCATCGGGGACTGTGCAGGGGTTCTTCTCTGGGAACGTCTCCCTTTCGGCGGGTGACCAACCTGGGCTGGAAGGGTGGGCCCGTTTGACCGGAGAATCCGGTCGTTGGGGACCCCTTTCTTTCGATGGGGTATACGGGGTTGTTTTTTTTAGAGGAAGCCGGGTTCACGTGGAATCTCTGGAGGTCACCCAAAAAGGAGGGGGGCTCCGCGCGAGGGGGGAATTTGTTCGGCGGGCGTTGACCCCAGCGATTCCAGGAACCGTCTGGGATTGGCGGATGGATGGAGAAGGAAATCGTTTCTCCGTTGGGCCCACGGTGTTTTCTTCTTCGTGGACGACGCGGGGGACACGTTACACGCGGAGGGGAACGGGGACGGGGGACTTTTCCTCGCCAGACTTTACGCTCTTCGGTTCGTTGGGGGAGGAAGGCTCTTTTTTAAAGGACGGTGTCTCTTTCGGTAAAGTGATGGCGTCTTTTTCATGGACGCCAATCCTTTACCAGGTGGAGGAACTTGTCATTGAACGTGGGCTTCGGGGGAAAGGGCATGTGGGAAGTGATGGCCAATCGTTAACGGGGGAATTGAAGTTTGAGAGTTTGTCGCTTGCTGATCTTTTCCCGGCCCTTCCGGTTTCAAAAGATAATAGCGCGCTCGGTCGGTTGGATGGTCACCTGACCCTCTCGGGGGACTGGCCCAACCCTCGAGGTGAAATGAATGTCGCTCTCTCCGGGGCTGACTGGAAAGGACTTCCTCTCAAAGGAAACCTTCGGGCCTTATGGAACAAGACGTTGGAAATCCCTCATCTCTCTTTTACGTTCCCCGGTGGGGATGGGCTTTTTCGTGGTTCTCTGTCACCGGACTTACTCGGGAAAAGGGGGGCCACCGTCACGGAATGGGAGGGGAAGGTCCACTGTCGATCCTTGGATCCGGTCCTGCGGTCGATGGGGATCCCCGTGCCCTGGACGGGGTCTTTTGATTCAACGTTGGTCTTGTCGGGAGAGGTTCCAAACCTTCAAGGAAGGCTTGTTGTTGAGGGCCAGGTGGGGCAATCGGGTGCCCCGCTTTCCAAATGGACGAGTCGATTCTTTGTTTCGGGCTCCACTGTCTCAGTGGAAGAGGCCGTCCTCAGCACGGCGGAAGGGTCCTGGCGCGTTGAAGCAGGCAGTCGTTTGTTCCGCGAGAAAAAAGGTCAATGGGGTTTTCAATTAAAAAACCAGTTAAGAAATATTCATGTGGGGCCACTTCAACTCTTTGGGGGACTGGCGCTCCGGGGAAAGGGGGACGTTTTAAGAAAAACGATTTCCGGCCGATTGGGGGCTTCTTCCCTGTGGATCAACCAACAGGTTTTTGATCAGGACCTCGCTGAAGTTCGATGGTCCCGGGGGCGATTGGATTTCTTTCCCATTCCACAGGCCCCCGCTTTTGTCCAAGGGGCTGTGCGACTTGATCGCTGGCCCCAAACATTTTTTGAGGAGTTGACTCTCTGGGAAACCGGTCGTCCGCTTCTGGTTTTAGAAGGAGAAATGGGACCCGATCGATGGGATTTTACTTTGGGAGGAAAAGGCTTGCCGGCGGAGGCACTTCTTTCCTTGGCGGATTTCGATTGGCCCATCAGTGGTCCTTGGAATGTGCGGGTGCGGGGGGTGGGGTCACTCTCTGCGCCCAATGTTCGCGCCGAGGTGGTGGGAGGGCCTGGAAAGATCGGTCCTCTCCCCTACGATCGTCTTGAAGCCAATACCCACTGGGTGGGGGACCAGATCGACGTTCAGGAAATCCGACTGTCTCGGCGAAAAGGGTATCTCTTGACGGGGTCGGGTCGATTTCCCTTGCGAGCCGGAGAGGGGCGAACGGAGGGCCTTCAGATGAACCTTCGTTTGACGGATGGGAAATTGGCTCTCCTCAAAGAAGTTTGGCCCATTTGTCGATCGGCCCGAGGCGGTTTTTACGGGGACGTTCGTGTGGAGCCGGGGACTCCCATTCCGCAAGTCACCGGGTCCTTTCACGTGAAAGACGGCCGCCTTAATTTGAAGACTTATGCACCGAAAGTGAGGGACCTCCATGGGGAAATTTCTTTCCAGAATGATCGGGCTCGGGTCGAAAATGCCCGGGCTCGCGTGGGGCGCGGATGGATCGAAATGGCGGGGGATATCGGGATTCAGGGGTTGTCTCCTGTCGAATATGATCTGTTCATTCGATCGGAAGGTAAACGTGGGTTGGCGGTGGAAGTCCCCCAGCTCAGTGTTCCTCCCGGCCCCCTGTTGGGACGTTTATCCTTTCTGTCAGACAAATTGAAAGACGTCTCCTATGGAGAACCTCACCTGTCGTTGCGTATCCAGGGGCTCCACGGGAAACACCTTATTGCGGGTGAGGTCGATATGGAGGGGGTCCACTTTACTTATCCCCCGTCCGCGGATCAGGGCGGCGGAATTCCGGGGCCGCGTTGGTGGCAAAATTTTTGGAGGATGGCCTCTTGGGACCTGATTTTGAAAACGGGAAAAGAGACTTGGTACCGGAACGAATTTCTCAATGCTCGCCTGGACGGGGAGCTTCACCTGGAAGGACAACCCGGGTCGTGGCGAGCGAATGGTCGTTTGGATAGCGAGGAAGGAGTCGTTAACTACTTGGGGCAACTCTTTCAAATTAAACGAGGTCTTTTTGAATTAGTCACCGACACGCGGACCGCGCTGGGGAGCGTGGGTGTTCAGCCCTATGTGGCGGGAGAGGCGGATCGAACGGTTTCTCTCCTGGATTCGAGTGGAATCGCTTCAGAGGACACGATATCCATGGTGGTGGACCGGTCCTTGTTGAGCGAGATCCAACCACGTTTTGTATCTCGGAACGATCCCTCGATGAGTTCCGACCGTGTGGCGATGCGCGCGTTGGGCATCGCTACAGAACAACCGGTCAACCAAACCGAGCGGGACCAACTTTTTCGCGCTGGTCTCGTCCAATTGGTGGGTTCCAGCGCCGCGCCTTTGGCCAATCGGTTGGCTCAGAAATTTGGAATTGGTATGATCTCTGCAATCTATGAACCTTCGGAAGCCAATGGGGGGGGGTCGCCGGCGGTCTCCGCAACGGAAGGAAACGCCTCCGCAAAATCCAGCCCTTTGTCCGAATATCTTCGGGGAGCGGGTGCGGCTGCCCGTATTCAATTAACGGATTCTTTGTCCGGTGTGTATAAAGTTAAACTTGATGAGGCGAAAGGCCAATCGTATTTTCATGACCAAATCGAACTTATTCTGCGACTTAAAGGGAGCCTCTATTTGCGCGCCAGCACGGAGTTGGACACACAAAGTGTTCTCGGTCAACCTCCCGAACGTCGGATTGGCCTGGAAAACCAGTGGCGGTTCGGATTGCCCCGCCGTCGTCAAATGACGCTTGAACAGGGGGCGGTGAAATGA
- the rimI gene encoding ribosomal protein S18-alanine N-acetyltransferase, with translation MTENKFLWRLAEPRDVSNLLDIERGAFATPWTREEIEEELDKPMARVWVAEHEDRLVAFGIQWFVVGESQLANIAVHSDFRRLGLGKQMMRHLLADAQTAGMEKMTLEVRTGNTAAIELYRQLGFIETSRRPKFYEDKDEAILMEISLGKTGKE, from the coding sequence ATGACGGAAAACAAATTTCTTTGGCGGTTGGCGGAACCCCGGGATGTCTCGAACCTTCTTGACATCGAACGAGGGGCTTTTGCCACTCCCTGGACTCGGGAAGAAATTGAAGAGGAACTGGATAAGCCCATGGCGCGGGTTTGGGTGGCGGAGCATGAGGATCGCCTCGTGGCCTTTGGGATTCAATGGTTCGTTGTGGGAGAATCTCAATTGGCGAACATTGCGGTTCATTCTGATTTTCGACGTCTCGGGTTGGGAAAACAAATGATGAGGCATCTGCTGGCTGATGCCCAGACGGCGGGAATGGAAAAAATGACCCTGGAAGTCAGAACCGGAAACACCGCCGCCATTGAGCTGTATCGGCAATTGGGTTTTATTGAAACAAGTCGTCGACCGAAATTTTATGAAGATAAGGATGAAGCTATCCTCATGGAGATCTCCCTTGGAAAAACCGGGAAAGAGTAG
- the bamA gene encoding outer membrane protein assembly factor BamA, which produces MIRRKILYTYAWMGTVAALCLMSTSRLQASDLPPTITDIVVEGNLFSKSRSVLSKVKARKGDVVTDLAFRGDVDRLLETGLYEDVQVSVEDAPGGVDARGAGKVRVVFSVKERPIVRRVDFKGNRKLSDSKFREGLLSKVDEPYDRFKASQDISKILSIYRDEGYLDAQAEYYTSLNPRTNKVILTFFLTDGSRVTVKEVRVEGASALSARKVRKTLKNTRRKKVFKEDSYREDREALVDLYRNKGFLEVSVEDRQREFTPDRDQVTLDLAITEGRRYTVGDFSFSGVTLYTDSELKKAVVLKPGKLYEQSKMNESLQNLQDLYGNKGYLRAEITPETQTHPLDGDRGTVDLLFSVVESSVVFVDRIYVDGNTFTKEKVIRREVLLKSGDVFSSLKMRRTVEKLYNLGFLDDVQVDVQQPKSPDRADVVLTVKEGKPGVLSAGAGFSSLDGLVGTLQVQHTNIFGWGQRVNLMWEFGKKRQNYELGWTNPWFMDKPMSFGVDLFDTVRTLPFQGDSFAYKKGNRGFGLRLGPRLSDQLSLIENYSYERVRVFNVQPEFKVGGSPPAESTIAETDDIKSAFTTGVVWDTRDYVFDASRGGRHSATVEYAGGPFGGDLNFYKPEISAARYFPTFWKFVFSVSGRSAYIKTLQKRETPVSFSELFRIGGVDTVRGYESGEVGVDGGKAYTVFNAEYKFPIVQENRKTILQGALFADVGGAWAGLSETNLTIGSKTRQMKAGVGFGIRFKTPVFPIRLDWGWGLNHQPDQPRSRFYFTIGNIF; this is translated from the coding sequence ATGATTCGGCGAAAAATTCTGTATACGTATGCCTGGATGGGGACAGTGGCCGCGTTGTGTCTGATGTCCACTTCCCGTCTTCAGGCCTCCGACCTTCCTCCGACCATTACGGACATTGTGGTGGAGGGAAATCTGTTTTCAAAATCCCGTTCCGTCTTATCCAAAGTGAAAGCGCGAAAAGGAGATGTGGTCACGGACCTGGCGTTTCGGGGGGATGTGGACCGGTTATTGGAAACGGGATTGTATGAGGACGTTCAGGTATCCGTCGAGGACGCTCCCGGAGGGGTGGACGCGCGCGGGGCCGGGAAGGTGCGTGTGGTCTTTTCCGTTAAGGAAAGGCCGATCGTTCGTCGTGTGGATTTCAAGGGAAACAGGAAATTAAGCGATTCCAAGTTTCGCGAAGGGCTTCTCTCTAAAGTGGATGAGCCTTACGATCGATTTAAGGCTTCTCAAGATATTTCCAAAATTCTTTCCATCTACAGAGATGAAGGGTATTTAGACGCCCAGGCGGAATACTACACGTCCCTCAATCCCCGCACCAACAAGGTCATCCTTACTTTCTTTCTGACAGATGGAAGCCGGGTGACGGTGAAGGAAGTTCGTGTGGAGGGGGCCAGCGCTCTCTCGGCTCGGAAAGTCCGAAAAACTCTTAAGAATACCCGGCGAAAAAAAGTGTTTAAAGAGGATAGCTACAGGGAAGATCGCGAGGCGCTCGTGGATCTTTACCGCAATAAGGGCTTTTTGGAAGTTTCTGTGGAAGACCGCCAACGTGAGTTTACTCCCGATCGAGACCAGGTGACGTTGGATTTGGCCATCACCGAGGGGCGCCGTTACACGGTGGGAGACTTTTCCTTTAGTGGGGTGACGTTATACACCGATTCGGAACTCAAAAAAGCGGTGGTGTTGAAACCGGGAAAGCTTTACGAACAGTCCAAGATGAACGAGTCCCTTCAGAATCTTCAAGACCTCTACGGGAACAAGGGCTATTTGCGGGCGGAAATTACCCCGGAAACACAAACCCATCCACTGGACGGAGATCGAGGGACCGTGGATCTCTTGTTCTCGGTGGTTGAGAGTTCCGTTGTTTTTGTGGACAGGATTTATGTGGACGGGAATACGTTTACCAAAGAGAAGGTTATCCGCCGGGAAGTTTTATTGAAAAGTGGGGATGTGTTTTCTTCCCTCAAGATGCGACGGACTGTGGAGAAACTTTACAATTTGGGGTTTCTGGATGATGTTCAGGTGGACGTCCAACAACCGAAATCTCCGGATCGCGCCGATGTGGTATTAACGGTTAAAGAGGGAAAACCGGGGGTTTTGTCCGCCGGGGCAGGGTTTTCGAGTTTGGATGGGTTAGTGGGAACGCTTCAAGTTCAACACACCAACATTTTTGGGTGGGGTCAACGGGTTAACCTCATGTGGGAGTTCGGAAAAAAACGCCAAAATTATGAACTGGGCTGGACGAACCCGTGGTTCATGGATAAACCCATGAGTTTCGGTGTGGACCTTTTTGACACGGTGAGAACGCTTCCTTTTCAGGGGGACAGTTTCGCGTATAAAAAAGGGAATCGAGGGTTTGGGCTTCGGTTGGGACCCCGTCTCTCGGATCAGCTGTCCCTTATTGAGAACTACAGCTACGAACGGGTTCGGGTTTTTAATGTTCAACCAGAGTTTAAGGTTGGTGGTTCTCCTCCCGCCGAATCCACCATTGCTGAAACGGACGACATTAAGTCCGCCTTTACGACAGGTGTGGTGTGGGACACTCGGGACTATGTTTTCGACGCTTCTCGGGGCGGGCGGCACAGCGCGACGGTGGAATACGCCGGTGGGCCGTTTGGGGGGGACCTGAATTTTTACAAACCAGAAATTTCCGCCGCACGCTATTTCCCCACGTTTTGGAAGTTTGTTTTTTCTGTTTCAGGGCGATCGGCTTACATCAAAACGCTCCAAAAACGAGAAACACCGGTTTCCTTTTCCGAATTGTTTCGGATCGGGGGGGTCGATACCGTCCGTGGTTATGAATCCGGGGAAGTCGGGGTGGACGGCGGAAAGGCCTACACGGTTTTTAACGCCGAATATAAGTTTCCCATCGTCCAGGAAAACAGGAAGACGATCCTTCAGGGGGCACTCTTTGCTGATGTGGGGGGCGCTTGGGCCGGCTTGAGCGAAACCAATCTGACTATTGGTTCTAAAACGAGGCAAATGAAGGCTGGAGTGGGGTTTGGCATTCGTTTTAAAACGCCCGTTTTTCCGATCCGCCTGGATTGGGGCTGGGGATTAAACCACCAGCCTGATCAGCCCCGAAGTCGCTTTTACTTTACGATTGGGAATATTTTTTAG
- a CDS encoding glycosyltransferase family 2 protein: MGPQPTANANTEPLVIYDRRTEPRPLLSFFVPVLNERPFIGEVLEKLSRVPLSKEIIVVDDGSTDGTRKLLRETPQDGVALLFHTQNKGKGQAIQTALEKAKGAYAAIHDADLEYDPNDYVTLLKQARQNNLKVVFGSRFLQPTPRIYRRFLWGNKVLTAWINFLCSSTYTDAYTGAKLMSTSTWKALHLVSSGFEIEAEIAAKVARGGYPFSEWPISYAPRRIEEGKKITWKDFFRGALAARRFAYGKQPPLS, encoded by the coding sequence ATGGGACCACAACCCACAGCGAACGCCAACACCGAACCCCTCGTCATTTACGATCGAAGAACGGAGCCTCGTCCGCTTCTGTCCTTTTTTGTCCCCGTGTTGAACGAGCGCCCCTTTATTGGAGAAGTGTTGGAAAAACTCTCGCGGGTTCCACTTTCCAAAGAAATCATCGTAGTGGATGACGGGTCAACCGACGGGACGCGAAAATTGTTACGGGAGACCCCGCAGGACGGAGTCGCTCTTCTCTTTCACACTCAAAATAAAGGGAAAGGCCAAGCCATCCAAACGGCGTTAGAAAAAGCCAAGGGGGCCTACGCCGCCATTCACGACGCCGATCTTGAATACGATCCGAACGATTACGTGACCCTTCTTAAACAAGCCCGCCAAAACAACCTTAAAGTGGTCTTCGGTTCCCGGTTCCTTCAACCCACTCCCCGGATCTACCGCCGCTTTCTTTGGGGAAACAAAGTTCTCACCGCGTGGATCAACTTTCTCTGTTCCTCCACCTACACCGACGCCTACACCGGAGCAAAACTCATGTCCACATCCACATGGAAAGCGCTCCATCTTGTTTCTTCAGGATTTGAAATTGAAGCCGAGATCGCCGCCAAGGTCGCCCGCGGTGGATACCCGTTCAGCGAGTGGCCGATCTCGTATGCTCCACGGCGGATTGAAGAAGGGAAAAAGATTACTTGGAAAGATTTTTTTCGTGGCGCCCTGGCCGCCCGTCGATTTGCCTACGGGAAGCAGCCCCCCCTTTCCTAA